A genomic window from Artemia franciscana chromosome 14, ASM3288406v1, whole genome shotgun sequence includes:
- the LOC136035808 gene encoding zinc finger protein 227-like: NSHESESEAKSLENREIISNSHLHFKNRGKLERCPRTTTGKILNKCYVGKKRFFHSSSLNIHHRLHKNEKPFKCDVCNKTFSQSNSLIWHQRVHTGEKPFKCDVCNKGFSHSSSLIGHQRVHTGEKPFKCDVCNKGFSYSSNLITHQRTHTGEKPFKCDVCNKGFSHSSHLNVHQRLHTGEKPFKCDVCNKCFSVNGNLITHQRTHTGEKPFKCDVCNKGFSDSGDLIKHRRVHTGEKRFKCDVCNKSFSLNSNLITHQRTHTGEKPFKCDVCNKGFSNSGDLIKHHRVHTGEKPFKCDVCNKGFSESSYLNTHKRLHTGEKPFKCNSCNKGFSQSSHLNVHQRTHTGEKPFRCDVCHKTFSRSNSLIGHQRVHTGEKPFKCDVCNKGFSQSGHLNVHQRLHKGEKPFKCDVCKKCFSKHQNLDMHKKLHTRLKTV; this comes from the coding sequence AATTCACATGAATCAGAATCAGAAGCGAAAAGTTTAGAAAATCgggaaataatttctaatagtCACTTGCACTTTAAAAACCGcggaaaattagaaagatgTCCAAGAACAACCACGGGGAAAATACTAAATAAGTGTTATGTAGGCAAGAAACGCTTTTTTCATTCAAGCAGTTTGAATATTCACCATAGattgcataaaaatgaaaaaccgTTTAAGTGTGACGTGTGTAACAAAACCTTttctcaatcaaacagtttgatTTGGCACCAGAGAGTGCATAcaggtgaaaagccattcaaatgtgacgtatgtaacaAAGGCTTTTCTCATTCAAGCAGTTTGATTGGGCACCAGCGAGTGCATACaggtgaaaagccatttaaatgtgacgtatgtaacaaaggcttttcttattcaagCAATTTGATTACACACCAAAGAACACacacaggtgaaaaaccgtttaaatgtgacgtatgtaacaAAGGCTTTTCTCATTCAAGCCATTTGAATGTGCACCAAAGATTgcatacaggtgaaaaaccgtttaaatgtgacgtatgtaacaAATGTTTTTCTGTAAACGGCAATTTAATTACACACCAGAGAACACacacaggtgaaaaaccgtttaaatgtgacgtatgtaacaAAGGTTTTTCTGATTCAGGCGATTTGATTAAGCACCGCAGAGTGCATACAGGTGAAAAACGgtttaaatgtgacgtatgtaacaaatctttttctttaaacagcAATTTAATTACACACCAGAGAACACacacaggtgaaaaaccgtttaaatgtgacgtatgtaacaAAGGTTTTTCTAATTCAGGCGATTTGATTAAGCACCACAGAGTgcatacaggtgaaaaaccgtttaaatgtgacgtatgtaacaAAGGCTTTTCTGAATCAAGTTATTTGAACACACACAAAAGATTgcatacaggtgaaaaaccgtttaaatgtaaCTCATGCAACAAAGGCTTTTCTCAATCAAGCCATTTGAATGTGCACCAGAGAACACACACAGGCGAAAAACCATTTAGATGTGACGTGTGTCACAAAACCTTTTCTCGATCTAACAGTTTGATTGGGCACCAACGAGTgcatacaggtgaaaaaccgtttaaatgtgacgtatgtaacaAAGGCTTTTCTCAATCAGGCCATTTGAATGTGCACCAAAGATTGCATAaaggtgaaaaaccgtttaaatgtgatgtGTGTAAGAAATGCTTTTCTAAACATCAGAATTTGGACATGCATAAAAAACTACATACAAGGTTAAAAACTGTTTAA